In one Mucilaginibacter sp. PAMB04168 genomic region, the following are encoded:
- a CDS encoding glycoside hydrolase family 43 protein: MDLKTKSILLSCFGVLLFSTSLLAQNPVIQTHYSPDPAPLVHNGTVYVYTGDDIPGYDFYYMTKWRVHSSNDMVNWTDHGSPIALESFSWARDRAWAAQCIARNGKFYWYICAQTTANNMAIGVAVSDKPTGPFRDALNKPLITTGNWSNIDPTVYIDDDGQAYLYWGNGSLYYVKLNTDMISYSGEIMQVPQTAESFGGVRRARNANGQNGSETAQNKDMYVEGPWFYKHAGKYYLMYAGMGKGGETLSYTMSDKATGPWKYQGRIMADQPANSFTNHGGIIDFKGKSYLFYHTGLLPGGGSYGRSTAIEEFKYNPDGTIPVVKMTKAGVGPVGLLNPYKRTEAETIAWAEKCSIDENKATGVYVSKIRTGGYIKVRSVDFGSNSPRNFSANIAAGLDGGILEVRADSLTGIKLANISVPRTGGWTMWKQLSSAVDTAVTGVHDIYFVFKGQNITAGRELYNFDYWKFEH, translated from the coding sequence ATGGATCTGAAAACAAAAAGCATTTTGTTAAGCTGTTTTGGGGTGTTGTTATTTTCAACCTCGTTGCTGGCTCAAAACCCTGTTATTCAAACCCATTATTCACCCGATCCGGCACCGCTGGTGCATAACGGTACTGTTTACGTATACACAGGCGACGACATTCCAGGTTATGATTTTTATTACATGACCAAATGGCGGGTGCATTCATCAAACGATATGGTGAACTGGACAGACCATGGTTCTCCAATTGCGCTCGAGTCTTTCTCATGGGCAAGAGACCGCGCATGGGCTGCCCAGTGTATAGCACGTAACGGTAAGTTTTACTGGTACATATGTGCGCAAACTACTGCAAACAATATGGCAATAGGCGTCGCCGTATCAGATAAGCCAACAGGGCCTTTTCGGGATGCCTTAAATAAGCCGCTTATTACTACAGGCAATTGGTCAAACATTGATCCTACCGTTTATATTGATGATGATGGGCAAGCTTACCTTTACTGGGGCAACGGTAGTTTATACTACGTAAAACTAAATACTGATATGATTTCCTATTCGGGTGAGATTATGCAGGTACCGCAAACAGCAGAGAGCTTTGGTGGCGTAAGGCGTGCCAGGAATGCTAACGGGCAGAACGGCAGCGAAACTGCACAAAATAAAGATATGTATGTAGAAGGGCCCTGGTTTTATAAGCACGCCGGCAAGTATTATCTTATGTATGCAGGAATGGGGAAGGGCGGAGAGACGCTGTCATACACCATGAGCGATAAGGCCACAGGACCGTGGAAATACCAAGGCAGAATCATGGCCGATCAGCCTGCCAATAGTTTTACTAATCATGGTGGCATTATTGATTTTAAGGGCAAGTCTTATTTGTTCTACCATACCGGTTTATTGCCGGGTGGTGGCAGTTACGGACGCTCAACTGCAATAGAAGAGTTTAAGTACAACCCAGATGGAACAATACCGGTGGTAAAAATGACGAAAGCAGGTGTTGGGCCTGTTGGTTTATTAAATCCTTACAAAAGGACGGAAGCAGAAACCATCGCTTGGGCCGAAAAGTGTAGTATAGATGAGAATAAGGCTACAGGTGTTTATGTCTCCAAAATACGCACGGGTGGTTATATCAAAGTACGTTCGGTAGATTTTGGGAGTAACTCGCCCCGAAACTTCTCTGCTAACATTGCTGCAGGCCTGGATGGAGGCATATTAGAAGTACGTGCAGATAGCCTTACCGGAATAAAACTGGCTAATATTAGTGTACCGCGTACAGGAGGCTGGACAATGTGGAAACAACTTTCATCCGCTGTTGATACAGCTGTAACCGGCGTGCACGATATTTACTTCGTTTTTAAGGGCCAGAATATAACAGCCGGGAGAGAACTTTATAATTTTGATTATTGGAAATTTGAACACTAA